A single window of Acidimicrobiales bacterium DNA harbors:
- a CDS encoding aldehyde dehydrogenase family protein: protein MTITVPEGAHLIGGDWSTDAPGGRAVSENPARPDEPVGEYPLGDAGTASDAVGAAVDAQASWRAIGFGGRARTMERVAVLFDERADDLALLCTMEEGKTLAESRGEAVLAAETFRYQAGLAKTSTERIFPTNNPGETIRTVRAPLGVVGVVTPWNFPILIPVWKIAPALAAGNTVVWKPASNTPLLSVAIARLLADAGIPAGVLNLVLGPGSMGGAVVADERVDGVTFTGSVGVGHRIRDVVTARNGRVQLELGGHNPCIVFGDADLDMAVAAAVGGAMGATGQKCTATRRIIAVGDVHDELVDRLVAGVRDLVVGDGQDTGVGIGPLVSSDARAEVAEAVEQAKAEGAETVAVNAGTPDGPCYYPPTLFVGGTDLTITREEVFGPVSTVLRVESEDEAFALANDTEFGLSASVFTNDMWKIDRAVHELQAGLIKVNGPTTGSEIHAPFGGEKNSSGHAAREQGDTAQEFFTRTRTAYIKPGVPR from the coding sequence ATGACAATCACAGTGCCGGAGGGCGCACACCTCATCGGCGGCGACTGGAGCACCGACGCCCCGGGTGGCAGGGCTGTCAGCGAGAACCCGGCCCGTCCGGACGAACCGGTCGGGGAGTACCCGCTGGGCGATGCCGGGACGGCGTCCGATGCGGTCGGCGCGGCGGTCGACGCCCAGGCGTCGTGGCGCGCCATCGGCTTCGGCGGTCGGGCCCGGACCATGGAGCGGGTCGCCGTCCTGTTCGACGAAAGGGCCGACGACCTGGCCCTGCTGTGCACCATGGAGGAGGGCAAGACCCTCGCCGAGTCGCGTGGCGAGGCGGTGCTGGCGGCCGAGACCTTCCGTTACCAGGCCGGGCTGGCCAAGACTTCCACCGAGCGAATCTTCCCGACGAATAACCCGGGCGAGACCATCCGGACCGTCCGGGCCCCGCTCGGGGTGGTCGGGGTCGTGACCCCGTGGAACTTTCCGATCCTCATCCCGGTCTGGAAGATCGCTCCGGCCCTGGCCGCCGGAAACACCGTGGTGTGGAAGCCGGCCAGCAACACGCCGCTGCTGTCGGTGGCCATCGCCCGCCTGCTGGCCGACGCCGGCATCCCGGCCGGCGTGCTGAACCTGGTCCTCGGCCCCGGTTCGATGGGCGGAGCCGTCGTGGCCGACGAGCGGGTCGACGGGGTCACGTTCACCGGTTCGGTGGGCGTAGGCCATCGCATCCGCGACGTGGTCACGGCCCGCAACGGCCGCGTACAGCTCGAGCTGGGCGGCCACAACCCCTGCATCGTCTTCGGTGATGCGGACCTGGACATGGCGGTGGCCGCGGCGGTCGGCGGTGCCATGGGCGCCACCGGCCAGAAGTGCACGGCCACCCGTCGGATCATCGCCGTGGGCGACGTCCACGACGAGCTTGTCGACCGGCTGGTGGCCGGGGTCCGTGATCTGGTGGTGGGCGACGGCCAGGACACAGGGGTGGGCATCGGCCCGCTGGTGTCGTCCGACGCCCGGGCCGAGGTGGCTGAGGCCGTCGAGCAGGCCAAGGCCGAGGGGGCGGAGACGGTGGCCGTCAATGCCGGCACGCCCGACGGTCCCTGCTACTACCCGCCGACCTTGTTCGTGGGCGGTACCGACCTCACCATCACCCGCGAGGAGGTCTTCGGCCCGGTCAGCACGGTGCTGCGGGTCGAATCCGAGGACGAGGCCTTCGCTCTGGCTAACGACACCGAGTTCGGCCTGTCGGCCTCGGTCTTCACCAACGACATGTGGAAGATCGACCGGGCCGTCCACGAACTGCAGGCCGGCCTGATCAAGGTCAACGGCCCTACCACGGGATCGGAGATCCACGCTCCGTTCGGCGGCGAGAAGAACTCGTCGGGCCACGCGGCCCGCGAGCAGGGCGACACCGCCCAGGAGTTCTTCACCCGCACCCGGACCGCCTACATCAAGCCCGGCGTCCCCCGCTGA
- a CDS encoding amino acid synthesis family protein has translation MPLEIRKLVTHTEEIHIEGGRTAEPPLLLHGVVAVIANPWTGQGFVEDLRPTILDVAPRLADVMVPRLVEMAGGGDSVEAYGKAAMVGTSGEVEHGSALIHTLRFGNVFRDAVGGTSYLSFTNTRGGPGSTLSIPMMHKVDPGWRSHYLTLEVAVADAPGPDEVVVAIGASVGGRPHHRIGNRYSDMEEMGLTEE, from the coding sequence ATGCCGCTCGAGATCCGGAAGTTGGTCACCCACACCGAGGAGATCCACATCGAGGGTGGCAGGACCGCCGAGCCGCCGCTGCTCCTGCACGGCGTGGTGGCCGTGATCGCCAATCCATGGACCGGTCAGGGCTTCGTGGAGGACCTGCGACCCACCATCCTCGACGTCGCTCCGAGGCTGGCCGACGTGATGGTTCCCCGTCTGGTCGAGATGGCCGGCGGCGGCGATTCCGTGGAGGCCTACGGCAAGGCGGCGATGGTCGGGACGTCAGGGGAGGTCGAGCACGGTTCGGCGCTGATCCACACGCTGCGCTTCGGCAACGTGTTCCGCGACGCCGTGGGCGGCACCTCCTACCTGTCGTTCACCAACACACGTGGTGGTCCCGGCTCGACGCTGTCCATCCCGATGATGCACAAGGTCGACCCCGGCTGGCGTTCCCACTACCTGACGCTCGAGGTCGCCGTCGCCGACGCGCCGGGTCCCGACGAGGTCGTCGTGGCCATCGGGGCCTCGGTCGGCGGCCGACCCCACCACCGCATTGGCAACCGCTACTCCGACATGGAGGAGATGGGGCTGACCGAGGAGTGA
- a CDS encoding alpha/beta fold hydrolase: MSVESFVRVDGVETGARPPLVLIHGVGLDHAMWDPVVEALATDRRVVRYDLLGHGRSPDPAGSRSMDDFVEQCLAVMDDHVDRIPDLAGLSLGGLIALGLAARHPGRLGRLALLNTVFDRTPDQVRVVRARLARTEAEGMALVADLAIERWFASDWQAAHPERVGAVRRCMLANDVAAYLKAYRVFVDGDPTMPAAAADVTARALVMTGELDPGSTPAMSEALASAVADGVARILPGLRHLPPLEAPEAFVAALLDFLDHRDQETP; this comes from the coding sequence GTGAGCGTCGAGTCCTTCGTCCGCGTCGACGGCGTCGAGACCGGCGCCCGTCCGCCGCTCGTCCTGATCCACGGAGTGGGCCTCGACCACGCCATGTGGGACCCGGTGGTAGAGGCGCTGGCCACCGACCGCCGGGTCGTCAGGTACGACCTCCTGGGACACGGACGTTCGCCCGACCCGGCCGGGAGTCGGTCGATGGACGACTTCGTGGAGCAGTGCCTGGCAGTCATGGACGACCACGTGGACCGGATCCCCGATCTGGCCGGGCTATCCCTGGGCGGTCTGATCGCCCTAGGGCTGGCCGCCCGCCACCCCGGCCGCCTGGGTCGCCTGGCCCTCCTGAACACGGTCTTCGACCGGACGCCCGACCAGGTCCGGGTCGTCAGGGCCCGCCTGGCGCGGACCGAGGCCGAGGGGATGGCGCTGGTGGCCGACCTGGCCATCGAGAGGTGGTTCGCCTCCGACTGGCAGGCTGCTCACCCCGAGCGGGTCGGAGCGGTGCGCCGCTGCATGCTCGCCAACGACGTGGCCGCCTACCTGAAGGCCTACCGGGTCTTCGTGGACGGCGACCCGACCATGCCGGCCGCTGCGGCCGACGTCACCGCCCGGGCGCTCGTCATGACCGGTGAGCTGGATCCCGGCTCCACGCCGGCCATGAGCGAAGCACTGGCCTCCGCAGTCGCCGACGGCGTCGCGCGGATCCTGCCCGGCCTCCGCCATCTGCCCCCTCTCGAGGCGCCCGAAGCGTTCGTGGCCGCCCTCCTCGACTTCCTCGACCACCGTGACCAGGAGACCCCGTGA
- a CDS encoding aldehyde dehydrogenase gives MNDYQLYIDGDFCEASDGGRFDSTNPATGEVWASAPAATEADVDRAVRAAHRAMTSGEWASMTATARGRLLYRLADLVAENAHRLGEVETTDSGKLAAETRAQSAYVADYYRYYAGLADKIQGDTLPIDKPDLHVFTTRDPIGVVAAIVPWNAELFLTATKVGPALAAGNAVVIKASEIAPAPLLEFARVLDEVGFPPGVVNLLSGFGEPCGRALTSHPMVGKVAFTGGVDTARHIVANTAANLAPVSLELGGKSPILIFDDADLDGAVNGAVAGNFGASGQSCVAGSRVFVQSGIHDEFIAELVRRAEAIRIGDPLDDDSQMGPLATRAQRDRIEAVVAESTGQGAILHTGGARPEALDAGWYYLPTVLGCPDQDIRSTRVELFGPVMSVLSFDTEADAVAMANDTEFGLAAGIFTADVSRVHRVAGAIRAGIVWVNTYRAISPIAPFGGFGNSGSGREAGVDAIREFTRTKTVWINTSAEPMSNPFTIR, from the coding sequence GTGAACGACTACCAGCTCTACATCGACGGAGATTTCTGCGAGGCCTCCGACGGAGGTCGATTCGACTCCACGAACCCTGCAACCGGCGAGGTCTGGGCCTCGGCGCCGGCGGCCACGGAGGCCGACGTCGACCGGGCGGTCCGGGCGGCGCACAGGGCCATGACCTCCGGTGAGTGGGCGTCGATGACGGCCACGGCACGGGGACGCCTGCTGTACCGGTTGGCCGACCTGGTGGCCGAGAACGCCCACAGACTCGGGGAGGTGGAGACCACCGACAGCGGCAAGCTGGCGGCCGAGACACGGGCCCAGTCGGCCTATGTGGCCGACTACTACCGCTATTACGCGGGGTTGGCCGACAAGATCCAGGGCGACACCCTGCCCATCGACAAGCCGGACCTGCACGTGTTCACGACACGGGATCCGATCGGCGTTGTGGCGGCGATCGTGCCGTGGAACGCGGAGTTGTTCCTGACCGCCACCAAGGTCGGACCTGCCCTGGCCGCCGGCAACGCCGTCGTCATCAAGGCCTCGGAGATCGCCCCGGCGCCCCTGCTGGAGTTCGCCCGGGTGCTCGATGAGGTGGGTTTCCCCCCGGGTGTCGTCAACCTGCTCAGCGGGTTCGGCGAACCCTGCGGCAGGGCGCTGACCAGCCACCCGATGGTCGGCAAGGTGGCATTCACTGGTGGCGTGGATACGGCCCGTCACATCGTGGCCAACACCGCCGCCAACCTGGCACCGGTCTCGCTCGAGCTGGGTGGCAAGTCACCGATCCTGATCTTCGACGACGCCGACCTGGATGGTGCCGTGAACGGGGCGGTGGCTGGGAACTTCGGCGCATCCGGCCAGAGCTGCGTAGCTGGCAGCAGGGTCTTCGTGCAGTCGGGGATCCACGACGAGTTCATCGCCGAGCTGGTCCGGAGGGCCGAGGCCATCCGGATCGGCGATCCGCTGGACGACGATTCCCAGATGGGCCCCCTGGCCACCCGTGCACAACGGGACCGCATCGAGGCCGTCGTCGCCGAATCCACCGGACAGGGGGCCATCCTCCACACCGGAGGAGCCCGACCCGAGGCCCTCGACGCCGGCTGGTACTACCTACCCACCGTGCTGGGATGCCCAGACCAGGACATCCGGAGTACGCGGGTGGAGCTCTTCGGGCCGGTCATGTCGGTGCTCTCCTTCGACACGGAGGCCGACGCCGTTGCCATGGCCAACGACACGGAGTTCGGCCTGGCGGCCGGGATCTTCACCGCCGATGTGTCCCGGGTCCATCGGGTGGCCGGAGCCATCAGGGCGGGGATCGTCTGGGTCAACACGTACAGGGCCATCTCGCCCATCGCCCCGTTCGGCGGATTCGGGAACTCGGGATCGGGACGCGAGGCCGGTGTCGACGCCATCAGGGAGTTCACGAGGACCAAGACCGTCTGGATCAACACCTCGGCGGAGCCGATGTCCAACCCGTTCACGATCCGTTGA
- a CDS encoding pyridoxal-dependent decarboxylase, translated as MHEFDESTDDLAWAIFRYALDRVRTDPPLDGPRSHQELWEAVGQTITEEGLGGESVLAAFADHLAPACLSTDHRRFLSFVPGAPTNASVLFDLVVGASSMCATSWLEAAGTVYAENQVLRWVADLVGLPEGAGGCFASGGTMGNLSALIAGRDQAMRRREADGSGRPARWSVVASDGAHSSIDSAARVMDVDVLLATTGDDRRLRGDAVRAAIAARPEGTEVFAVVATAGTTNLGVVDALDEVAEAAAEHGAWFHVDGAYGGAALAAESARPHFAGIDRCDSVVIDPHKWLFAPFDCCALLYRQPEVARLAHTQHASYLDPINSGSEWNPSDYGHFLSRRARGLPFWFSLAVHGTRAYAESVEVTLEVARAGAAMVDAAPHLELVMPPTLSVLAFRRIGWDQADYDTWSSQLMDEGVGLVLPTQVDGSPALRFCIVNPRTTADDLGMILDRLA; from the coding sequence ATGCACGAGTTCGACGAGTCGACCGACGACCTGGCTTGGGCCATCTTCCGCTATGCCCTTGACCGGGTGAGGACGGACCCGCCCCTGGACGGTCCCCGATCCCACCAGGAACTCTGGGAGGCGGTCGGGCAGACCATCACCGAGGAGGGCCTCGGGGGAGAGTCGGTGCTAGCAGCCTTCGCCGACCACTTGGCGCCGGCCTGCCTGTCGACCGACCATCGTCGGTTCCTGTCCTTCGTTCCGGGCGCTCCCACGAATGCCTCGGTCCTGTTCGACCTGGTGGTCGGGGCGTCTTCGATGTGCGCCACCTCCTGGTTGGAGGCGGCAGGCACGGTGTACGCCGAGAACCAGGTCCTCCGCTGGGTCGCCGACCTGGTGGGTCTCCCGGAGGGCGCCGGAGGCTGCTTCGCCTCCGGTGGCACCATGGGAAACCTGTCGGCGCTCATAGCGGGTCGTGACCAGGCGATGCGTCGTCGCGAGGCGGACGGTTCGGGTCGACCGGCCAGGTGGTCGGTCGTGGCCTCGGATGGCGCCCACTCCTCGATCGACTCAGCGGCGAGGGTCATGGACGTGGACGTCCTGCTGGCCACCACCGGCGACGACCGTCGCCTCCGGGGGGACGCGGTGCGCGCCGCCATCGCGGCACGGCCGGAGGGCACCGAGGTCTTTGCCGTGGTCGCCACGGCCGGCACCACCAACCTGGGCGTGGTGGATGCGCTCGACGAGGTGGCCGAGGCTGCAGCGGAGCATGGGGCCTGGTTCCACGTGGACGGGGCCTATGGGGGTGCGGCGCTGGCCGCCGAGTCGGCGCGCCCCCATTTCGCTGGGATCGACCGATGCGACTCCGTGGTGATCGACCCCCACAAGTGGCTCTTCGCCCCCTTCGACTGCTGCGCACTGCTCTACCGCCAGCCCGAGGTGGCCCGGCTGGCCCACACACAGCACGCCAGCTACCTGGATCCGATCAACTCGGGCTCGGAGTGGAATCCCAGCGACTACGGGCACTTCCTGTCCCGTCGGGCCCGCGGCCTGCCGTTCTGGTTCTCGCTGGCCGTCCACGGCACGCGGGCCTACGCAGAGTCCGTGGAGGTGACCCTCGAGGTGGCACGGGCCGGAGCGGCGATGGTTGATGCCGCCCCCCACCTGGAGCTCGTCATGCCCCCCACGCTCTCCGTGCTCGCATTCAGGAGGATCGGATGGGACCAGGCCGACTACGACACCTGGTCATCCCAGCTGATGGACGAGGGAGTCGGGCTGGTCCTCCCCACACAGGTCGATGGGAGCCCTGCACTGCGGTTTTGCATTGTGAACCCGAGGACCACGGCCGACGACCTCGGGATGATCCTGGACCGCCTGGCCTGA